CTGGAGGTGCCGCCGGTCCAGGCCGGCGTCCCGGACGTCGACGGCGGCGGCGGCGAACCAGGTCGCGATGCCCTGGAGGCCGAGCCTGGTCGGGTACACCGGGTCGGCCGGCACGGTGTCGTGCCCGGCGGCGGCGAGCAGCCGGCCGGCGGCGGCGACCGCGTCCCGGTTGGGCTGGTCGGCGGCGACGCCCCGGACCGGCGAACGGAGCGAGACGCCCACCCGCAGCCGCTGCGGCGGCACCAGCTTCTCCTGGGGACGGCCGGCGAGCACCTGGAAGCCCACCGCCGCGTCGGCCACCGTGGTGGTCAGCATGCCGTGCTCGGCCAGCCCGAACCAGCTCTCCTCGCCGATCTGCCAGGGCACCACGCCCCGGCCGGGCTTGAGCCCGACCAGGCCGCAGCAGGCCGCCGGGATGCGGATCGAGCCGAGGCCGTCGTTGGCGTGCGCGATCGGCACCAGCCCGGCGGCCACCGCCGCGGCGGCGCCGCCGGACGAACCGCCCGGCGTACGGCTCAGGTCCCAGGGGTTGCGGGTGACCGCCGTCTCGTCGTCGGTCACCGCCCACAACCCGAGTTCCGGCATCCGGGTGACGCCGAGGATGACCGCGCCCGCGCCGCGCAGCCGGCGGACCACCTCGTGGTCGCGCTCGGCGACCGGGGTCCGTACGGCGGCCGAGCCACGCCAGGTGGGCAGGCCGGCGACCGGGGTGTTCTCCTTCACCGCGATCGGCACCCCGGCCAGCGGCAGGTTGGCCAGATCCTCCTGCTCGTCGACCTTCTCCGCCTCGGTGATCGCCTCCCCGCCGCGTACCGTGCGGAACGCGGCGAGGTCGGCGTCGGCGCGGGCGACGTGGTCGAGGTGGTCGGCCACCACCTGGGTCGCCGAGACGTCACCCCGGCGTACGCCCCGGGCGATCTGCTTCGCGGTCGCCCCGACCCAGGTCGGCATGATGTCCTGCACGGCCACCCTCCCCAGCCAGCGGTCAGCCCAGCGCCTGCTCCAGATCGGCGAGCAGGTCGTCGACCGTCTCGATGCCGACAGACAGTCGCACGAGATCGCCGGGAACTTCAAGCGGCGAGCCGGCAGCGCTTGCGTGTGTCATCCGACCCGGGTGCTCGATCAGGGATTCCACCCCGCCGAGGGACTCGGCGAGTACGAACAGCTTGGCCCGGTTGCAGATCTCGACCGCGTGCTCCTCTCCGCCGGTGGCCCGGAAGGAGATCATCCCGCCGAACCGGCGCATCTGCTTGGCGGCCACCTCGTGTCCGGGGTGGGACGGCAGGCCGGGGTAGATCACCTCGGCCACCTTGGCGTGTCCGTCCAGATAGGCGGCGATCCGCTCGGCGTTGTCGCAGTGCCGGTCCATCCGGACGCCGAGGGTCTTGATGCCGCGCAGGGTCAGCCAGGCGTCGAACGGGCCGTTGATCGCGCCCATCGCGTTCTGGTGGTAGCGGAGCTGCTCGCCGAGCTCCCGGTCGGCGACGACCAGGGCACCACCGACCACGTCGGAGTGTCCGCCGACGTACTTGGTGGTGGAGTGGACCACCACGTCCGCGCCGTGCGTGATCGGCTGTTGCAGGTACGGCGAAGCGAAGGTGTTGTCGACCACCAGCAGCGCCCCGGCGTCGTGCGCGATACCGGCCAGGACGGCGATGTCGGCGATGCCGAGCAGCGGGTTGGTCGGCGTCTCCAGCCAGACGATCCGGGTGCTGCCGGGGCGGATCGCGGCCCGTACCGCGTCCGGGTCGGAGACCTTGGCGGGGGTGTAGGCCAGCCCCCACCGCTCGGCGACCTTCGCGAAGAGCCGGTAGGTGCCGCCGTACGCGTCGTCCGGGATCACCACGTGGTCCCCCGGCTTGCAGACGGTCCGCAGCAGGGTGTCCTCGGCGGCGAGACCGCTGGCGAAGGCCAGGCCGACCGCGCCGTTCTCGAGGGCGGCCAGGCACTCCTGGAGGGCGTCCCGGGTGGGGTTGCCGGAGCGGCTGTACTCGTAACCCAGCCGGGGCGCGCCGACGGCGTCCTGGGCGTACGTGCTGGTCTGGTAGATCGGTGGGATCACCGCGCCGGTGCGGGCCTCCGGGTCCTGGCCGGCGTGGATCGCGAGCGTCTCGAAGCCGTGACTCATTCCCCAGACGCTAGTCCCTTCACCGCCCTTCCGGAGTCCGGGCAGTG
The nucleotide sequence above comes from Micromonospora pallida. Encoded proteins:
- a CDS encoding amidase, encoding MAVQDIMPTWVGATAKQIARGVRRGDVSATQVVADHLDHVARADADLAAFRTVRGGEAITEAEKVDEQEDLANLPLAGVPIAVKENTPVAGLPTWRGSAAVRTPVAERDHEVVRRLRGAGAVILGVTRMPELGLWAVTDDETAVTRNPWDLSRTPGGSSGGAAAAVAAGLVPIAHANDGLGSIRIPAACCGLVGLKPGRGVVPWQIGEESWFGLAEHGMLTTTVADAAVGFQVLAGRPQEKLVPPQRLRVGVSLRSPVRGVAADQPNRDAVAAAGRLLAAAGHDTVPADPVYPTRLGLQGIATWFAAAAVDVRDAGLDRRHLQRRSRRHVALGEWAQRRGYVRESDRAAWRDRSIGFFADHSVDLLLTPALASTPPSAQGWSGRSWRSNMSANIRYAPYAAPWNMAGLPALVVPVGRRPDGLPVAVQLVGPPGSELLLLGVAGQFEMQAPWARHAPGYPRVGTESPAPA
- a CDS encoding cystathionine gamma-synthase, with translation MSHGFETLAIHAGQDPEARTGAVIPPIYQTSTYAQDAVGAPRLGYEYSRSGNPTRDALQECLAALENGAVGLAFASGLAAEDTLLRTVCKPGDHVVIPDDAYGGTYRLFAKVAERWGLAYTPAKVSDPDAVRAAIRPGSTRIVWLETPTNPLLGIADIAVLAGIAHDAGALLVVDNTFASPYLQQPITHGADVVVHSTTKYVGGHSDVVGGALVVADRELGEQLRYHQNAMGAINGPFDAWLTLRGIKTLGVRMDRHCDNAERIAAYLDGHAKVAEVIYPGLPSHPGHEVAAKQMRRFGGMISFRATGGEEHAVEICNRAKLFVLAESLGGVESLIEHPGRMTHASAAGSPLEVPGDLVRLSVGIETVDDLLADLEQALG